The Sporocytophaga myxococcoides genome includes a window with the following:
- a CDS encoding zinc-dependent peptidase, with the protein MKLNPIQIHILEYNFRYYQKLSPNNKLKFQRRVKFFLLNKKFYPQGGMNITEEMKIMIGACFVQLTFGLRPIKLRHFSRFYIYPTRYYSKITNLQHVGEVQTDGAIVLSWQHFQQGYEIPDDGFNVGLHEMAHAIKLADMYDDDDDFEGNSLFDYKDLVRFFKIGKTEINEIKKDKTHFLRKYASTNIEELFAVSVEYFFEKPEEFRIEVPHLYQILVRLLKQDPANTHFTTFTERERKKST; encoded by the coding sequence ATGAAGCTCAATCCAATCCAGATTCATATTTTAGAATACAACTTTCGCTACTATCAAAAACTTTCTCCGAATAATAAATTAAAATTTCAGAGGAGGGTTAAGTTTTTCCTGTTAAATAAAAAATTCTACCCTCAGGGAGGTATGAACATCACTGAAGAAATGAAAATTATGATCGGTGCATGTTTTGTTCAGCTAACCTTTGGGCTACGTCCCATTAAATTAAGGCATTTCAGCCGTTTCTATATTTACCCAACCCGGTATTATTCCAAAATAACCAATCTTCAGCATGTCGGTGAAGTGCAGACAGATGGGGCTATTGTATTGTCATGGCAGCATTTTCAGCAAGGGTATGAGATTCCTGACGATGGCTTTAATGTAGGACTTCATGAAATGGCCCATGCCATTAAACTTGCAGACATGTATGATGATGACGATGATTTTGAAGGGAATAGCCTGTTTGACTACAAAGATCTGGTACGCTTTTTCAAAATTGGGAAGACCGAAATAAATGAGATCAAGAAAGATAAAACGCACTTCCTCCGCAAATATGCATCGACCAATATTGAAGAATTATTTGCTGTATCTGTAGAATATTTTTTCGAAAAACCAGAAGAATTCAGGATAGAAGTGCCACACCTATACCAGATTCTTGTTAGGCTTTTAAAACAAGATCCTGCCAATACCCATTTCACAACTTTTACAGAAAGAGAAAGAAAGAAAAGCACTTAA